In Nitrospira sp., one DNA window encodes the following:
- a CDS encoding flagellar FliJ family protein codes for MNLTVLRLYAIQLEEVAKLELAEFGRALQQTVDRMTHLETLARSDADRYLARVTEGGTVDQVSGHLDAMEQALAAQKRLEQTLATQQTHMEQKRGELLEAMQYRKKLDLLDARAAEEVRRRRERQDQQLLDERAWRRSPLQKGERA; via the coding sequence ATGAACCTGACGGTGCTTCGTCTCTATGCCATACAGTTGGAAGAGGTTGCGAAGTTGGAGTTGGCGGAATTCGGCCGCGCGCTCCAGCAGACGGTGGATCGAATGACTCACCTGGAAACCCTCGCCAGATCAGACGCCGATCGCTACCTTGCGCGTGTGACGGAAGGCGGTACCGTCGACCAGGTGTCCGGACATCTCGACGCCATGGAGCAGGCGCTTGCGGCGCAAAAACGTTTGGAACAAACCCTCGCCACCCAACAAACGCACATGGAGCAAAAACGGGGCGAGCTCCTTGAGGCCATGCAGTACCGCAAAAAGTTGGACTTGCTCGACGCGCGTGCGGCCGAGGAGGTGCGACGCCGCCGCGAACGGCAGGATCAGCAGTTGCTGGATGAACGCGCGTGGCGGCGAAGCCCACTGCAAAAGGGGGAGCGGGCATGA
- a CDS encoding FliI/YscN family ATPase: MPVKLSERLEHIEPLSVTGRVAQAVGIVIEASGPFTSVGEICEITREGGHGAVMAEVVGFREDRVLLMPLGEMQGIGPGSRVVMKGHVASVPVGPHMLGRIFDGLGHPLDGQPPVRSDVRVPLYAVPLNPLHRARITQPVDLGIRAINALLTCGQGQKIGVFAGSGVGKSVLLGMISRYTQADVRVIALIGERGREVKEFLERDLTPEARARSIVVVATSDQPPLVRIRGALVATAIAEYFRDCGKHVLLMMDSLSRLAYSQREVGLAIGEPPTTKGYTPSVFAVLPKLLERVGPAQSGGSITGLYTVLVDGDDLNDPVADAVRSILDGHIVLSRELAARNHFPAIDILQSTSRVMRDIVTPAHYAAARLVLERTALYRRSEDLITLGAYKPGTSKELDKAVSAHDGITAFLRQETKQAFGLSQSIDELLSLAGAIQ, encoded by the coding sequence ATGCCGGTGAAGCTTAGCGAACGATTGGAACATATCGAACCGCTGTCGGTGACGGGCCGGGTGGCGCAGGCGGTCGGCATTGTCATAGAAGCCTCGGGGCCCTTTACCTCTGTGGGAGAAATCTGCGAGATCACCAGAGAAGGCGGCCACGGAGCCGTCATGGCCGAGGTCGTGGGCTTTCGCGAAGACCGTGTATTGTTGATGCCGCTTGGAGAAATGCAGGGCATCGGTCCCGGCAGCCGTGTCGTCATGAAGGGCCATGTTGCCTCTGTCCCGGTCGGTCCGCACATGTTAGGGCGGATCTTCGACGGCCTCGGGCACCCGCTGGACGGCCAACCGCCGGTCCGGAGTGATGTGCGGGTTCCCTTATACGCCGTGCCGTTGAATCCGTTGCACCGCGCCCGCATCACCCAACCGGTGGATCTGGGCATCAGGGCCATCAATGCGCTGTTGACCTGCGGGCAGGGACAAAAGATCGGGGTGTTTGCCGGCTCGGGAGTCGGGAAAAGCGTGTTGTTGGGCATGATCAGCCGCTACACGCAGGCCGATGTGCGGGTCATCGCGCTGATCGGCGAACGCGGACGTGAAGTGAAGGAATTCCTCGAGCGCGATCTGACTCCGGAAGCCCGGGCGCGTTCCATTGTCGTCGTGGCCACGTCGGATCAACCGCCGCTGGTGCGTATTCGAGGGGCCCTGGTCGCCACCGCCATCGCTGAATATTTTCGTGACTGCGGCAAACATGTGCTCCTGATGATGGACTCGCTCTCGCGATTGGCCTATAGCCAGCGAGAAGTGGGCTTGGCTATTGGAGAGCCTCCCACGACCAAAGGGTACACGCCTTCCGTCTTCGCCGTGCTGCCGAAATTGCTGGAACGCGTGGGGCCGGCGCAAAGCGGGGGCAGCATCACGGGCCTCTACACGGTACTCGTTGATGGCGATGATCTCAACGATCCGGTGGCCGATGCCGTCCGCTCGATTCTCGATGGGCATATCGTGCTGTCGCGAGAATTGGCGGCCCGCAACCATTTCCCGGCGATCGACATTTTACAGAGTACCAGCCGGGTGATGCGTGACATCGTCACGCCGGCTCACTATGCCGCGGCCAGACTGGTCCTTGAACGGACGGCGTTGTATCGGCGGTCGGAAGACTTGATCACGTTGGGCGCGTACAAACCCGGGACCAGTAAAGAACTCGACAAGGCGGTGTCGGCGCATGACGGGATCACGGCGTTCCTGCGGCAAGAAACCAAGCAGGCATTCGGTCTGTCGCAATCGATCGATGAATTGCTGAGCCTGGCAGGGGCCATTCAATGA
- a CDS encoding response regulator, with protein MGGAAVGSGTPVASPVDSDKELSPRAVLIIDDEPSICLLLAEMLQITGHPILTAGSVEEAMIHVRTRTVAVVIVDVQLGGADGIAFLQQALDVDNRLMGIVMTGHGNIELAVRAMKSGAADFLTKPFQAELVRVTVSRLLELYRLRQENTVLTRTLIRSGNIQLRTIPLADFSRGNRPFGVDDHSEYERGLAEGDKRATERVAAARQREQALVASLAARFEEVWQCLHETVEEEVASLSFMIAQKVLRDIVTEKRDLIVTQVKGALGHLHESGLVRVRIHPSDVPALESARAGLSQTPHGLLTLKFETDPSISPGGCLVQAQSLLIDATLDTQLLRLGEALRGRDAGEA; from the coding sequence ATGGGCGGCGCGGCCGTAGGCTCGGGGACGCCGGTGGCCTCCCCGGTGGATTCGGACAAAGAACTGTCGCCTCGAGCGGTGCTGATCATTGACGATGAACCGTCGATCTGCCTGTTGCTCGCGGAGATGCTACAGATCACCGGCCATCCGATCCTCACAGCCGGCTCCGTCGAAGAGGCGATGATCCACGTCCGCACCCGCACCGTGGCGGTGGTGATCGTCGATGTCCAACTGGGCGGCGCCGACGGCATCGCCTTCTTGCAGCAAGCACTGGATGTCGATAACCGCCTCATGGGGATCGTGATGACAGGCCACGGCAATATCGAGCTGGCCGTGCGAGCGATGAAGTCGGGAGCCGCAGACTTTCTGACGAAACCGTTCCAAGCTGAACTGGTCAGGGTGACAGTCTCGCGGCTGCTCGAGCTCTACCGCCTCAGGCAGGAGAACACGGTTCTCACCCGCACGTTGATTCGTTCCGGCAACATCCAATTGCGCACGATTCCGCTGGCGGATTTCAGTCGCGGGAATCGCCCGTTTGGAGTCGATGACCATAGCGAATATGAACGAGGATTGGCGGAAGGGGACAAGCGGGCTACCGAGCGTGTGGCCGCGGCACGGCAGCGAGAGCAGGCGCTGGTGGCCTCACTGGCCGCCAGGTTTGAAGAGGTGTGGCAGTGTCTGCATGAGACGGTCGAGGAAGAGGTCGCCTCTCTGTCCTTCATGATTGCCCAAAAGGTACTCCGTGACATCGTCACGGAGAAGCGTGACCTCATTGTGACCCAGGTGAAGGGGGCATTGGGGCATCTCCACGAAAGCGGCCTGGTCCGTGTTCGCATCCATCCGTCGGACGTGCCGGCATTGGAGTCGGCCCGCGCCGGCTTGAGCCAAACGCCTCACGGCTTGCTGACCTTGAAATTCGAGACGGATCCTTCCATCAGTCCAGGCGGATGCCTGGTTCAGGCTCAAAGCCTGTTGATTGATGCGACATTGGATACGCAACTGTTGCGCTTGGGGGAGGCCTTAAGGGGACGGGATGCCGGTGAAGCTTAG
- the fliG gene encoding flagellar motor switch protein FliG, with amino-acid sequence MNKDLSGAQKAAILLRAIGEEAAAQVMKTLDPKDIRKLGLFMKETANITKQEEDSVIAEFEQASASGEVQFESREFMEAILKKALGPEKAARMIESLNTKTYPGIDALKWVDSRTVAQILKIEHPQTIAVCLAQMEAEQASAVLSMLPTHLHADVSLRLATMQEVQPEVLAELSDSLQEILSASMGMSSMSVGGAELMADILTRVDKNTEGAIMAKITEKDQALADSIRALMFVFDDLVGLDSRAMQELMKEISKEDLPIALRGATPEIKEKFLKNMSSRAAEMLKEDMETRGPVKVSDVEKSQQNILKVCRKLEEEGRIVIGGGGSEEML; translated from the coding sequence ATGAACAAAGACCTCTCGGGCGCCCAAAAAGCCGCCATTCTCCTTCGCGCAATCGGAGAAGAGGCTGCTGCCCAAGTCATGAAAACGCTCGACCCGAAGGATATTCGCAAACTCGGGCTGTTCATGAAGGAGACGGCGAATATCACCAAGCAGGAAGAAGACAGCGTCATCGCGGAATTCGAACAGGCCAGCGCCAGCGGCGAAGTCCAATTTGAAAGCCGGGAATTCATGGAAGCGATTCTGAAAAAGGCGCTGGGCCCCGAGAAGGCCGCCCGCATGATCGAATCGCTGAACACGAAGACCTATCCCGGCATCGATGCCCTGAAATGGGTCGACTCTCGCACGGTGGCCCAGATCCTGAAAATCGAGCACCCGCAGACGATCGCCGTCTGTCTCGCGCAAATGGAGGCGGAACAAGCCAGCGCCGTGCTGTCCATGTTGCCGACACATCTGCACGCGGATGTCTCCCTGCGCCTCGCGACGATGCAGGAAGTCCAGCCGGAGGTGCTGGCCGAACTCAGCGACAGCCTGCAGGAAATTCTGTCGGCGTCGATGGGCATGTCCAGCATGTCGGTGGGCGGCGCGGAGTTGATGGCCGATATTCTCACGCGCGTGGACAAGAACACCGAAGGCGCCATCATGGCGAAAATTACCGAGAAGGATCAGGCCTTGGCGGACAGTATCCGGGCGTTGATGTTTGTCTTCGACGATCTGGTGGGGTTGGATTCACGGGCCATGCAGGAGTTGATGAAAGAAATCAGCAAAGAAGATCTGCCGATCGCCTTGCGCGGGGCGACGCCGGAGATCAAGGAGAAGTTCCTCAAAAATATGTCAAGCCGAGCGGCGGAAATGCTCAAGGAAGACATGGAAACGCGCGGGCCGGTCAAGGTCTCCGACGTCGAAAAGTCTCAACAGAACATTCTCAAGGTCTGCCGCAAGCTCGAGGAAGAGGGCCGCATCGTGATCGGCGGCGGAGGAAGCGAGGAGATGCTCTAA
- the fliF gene encoding flagellar M-ring protein FliF, which produces MFSKFAHFTINQRLIILLALAGSIAGLVAVTLWTQQPDMQVLFANLAVDDASGIIDKLKDAKVPYETTNGGTTILVPNAQVHDLRLEMAGQGLPHGGGVGYEIFDRTTMGMSDFVQKLNYRRALQGELARTITQMPEVERARVHLAIPERRLFATEQDRARASVVVSLRANQSLSKAQIQGIVHLVSSSVEGLQARDVTVVDGHGNLLSNSSTDESAGLSGTQMEFQRTLEKDIETRIQTMLERIVGVNKAVVRVSSVLDFRKVETTEERYDPNGQVVRSEQRGQEKSNGVNGASGGVPGVESNVPGGTEAEAGQTSSNSNQTKNETVNYEISRTVSRIVEPTGTIKKLSVAVLVDGLYEGGGKAGEAGAEQQPKKYVPRSEEEMKRIEEIVKKAMGYSTERQDQVEVVNVQFGLGVEEPSGAGVEAVADSTKAWMPYIRYAVGGVLFFLILFMVVRPLMAMLVASAPAPAESDTPALPASVGQVEAAISGKQPSQILDMAKNNPANTAVVVKQWLKSNA; this is translated from the coding sequence ATGTTCTCAAAATTCGCCCACTTCACGATCAATCAGCGCCTCATCATCCTGCTCGCCCTCGCCGGCTCCATCGCCGGACTAGTGGCGGTGACGTTGTGGACCCAGCAGCCGGACATGCAGGTGCTGTTTGCCAATTTGGCGGTCGATGATGCCTCAGGCATTATCGATAAGCTGAAAGACGCGAAGGTGCCCTATGAGACCACCAACGGCGGGACCACCATCCTGGTGCCCAATGCGCAAGTACACGACCTGAGGCTCGAAATGGCCGGACAGGGCCTCCCGCATGGCGGCGGAGTCGGCTATGAGATTTTCGATCGCACCACCATGGGCATGTCGGATTTCGTGCAGAAACTAAATTATCGACGGGCCTTGCAGGGGGAATTGGCCAGGACGATCACGCAAATGCCTGAGGTCGAACGGGCTCGGGTGCATCTGGCCATTCCGGAACGCCGGCTTTTCGCCACAGAGCAGGATCGGGCACGGGCCTCCGTCGTCGTGTCATTGCGCGCCAACCAGTCGCTTTCGAAAGCCCAGATCCAGGGCATCGTCCATCTGGTGTCCAGCAGCGTCGAAGGGCTGCAGGCCCGTGATGTCACGGTGGTGGATGGACACGGCAATCTGTTGTCGAACAGCTCGACTGACGAATCCGCCGGTCTGTCCGGCACTCAAATGGAATTTCAACGCACGCTGGAAAAGGACATCGAAACCCGTATCCAGACCATGTTGGAGCGGATCGTCGGCGTCAACAAAGCCGTGGTCCGCGTCTCGAGCGTCCTCGATTTCCGTAAAGTCGAGACCACCGAAGAACGCTACGATCCGAACGGGCAGGTGGTCCGCAGCGAACAACGAGGCCAGGAAAAATCCAACGGCGTGAACGGCGCGTCCGGCGGCGTACCAGGTGTGGAATCGAACGTGCCAGGGGGCACGGAGGCGGAAGCCGGCCAAACCAGCTCCAACAGCAATCAAACAAAGAACGAGACTGTGAACTACGAAATCAGCCGCACGGTCTCCCGCATCGTGGAACCCACCGGCACGATCAAGAAGCTGTCGGTCGCCGTCTTGGTAGACGGACTCTATGAAGGCGGCGGGAAGGCCGGGGAGGCGGGCGCGGAACAGCAGCCGAAGAAGTATGTGCCGCGCTCGGAAGAGGAAATGAAGCGGATCGAAGAGATCGTCAAGAAGGCCATGGGGTATTCCACGGAGCGCCAGGATCAGGTCGAAGTCGTGAACGTGCAGTTTGGTCTCGGTGTCGAGGAGCCGAGCGGAGCAGGTGTGGAAGCGGTGGCGGATTCGACGAAAGCCTGGATGCCGTATATCCGCTATGCCGTGGGCGGCGTCCTGTTCTTCTTGATTCTCTTCATGGTCGTTCGGCCGTTGATGGCGATGTTGGTGGCCTCGGCCCCGGCTCCCGCCGAGAGTGACACGCCGGCGCTTCCGGCCTCGGTCGGTCAGGTCGAAGCGGCCATCAGCGGAAAACAACCGTCTCAAATTCTGGACATGGCCAAGAACAATCCCGCCAACACCGCCGTGGTCGTCAAACAGTGGCTCAAGAGTAACGCGTAA
- the fliE gene encoding flagellar hook-basal body complex protein FliE, producing the protein MTDLRIVGANQPHPIEIPEIKESGQAGGANFVDSLQEAIGHINDAQTGASQAVDALVTGQSTNIHQAMVALQQADASFQLMMQVRNKLVTAYEEIQRMQI; encoded by the coding sequence ATGACTGACTTGCGGATCGTCGGGGCAAATCAGCCGCATCCGATCGAGATTCCGGAAATCAAGGAGTCCGGGCAAGCCGGGGGCGCGAATTTCGTCGATTCGTTGCAAGAGGCCATCGGGCATATCAACGATGCGCAAACGGGAGCGAGCCAGGCCGTCGATGCGCTCGTGACCGGTCAGAGCACCAACATTCACCAGGCAATGGTGGCCCTGCAACAGGCCGACGCGTCATTTCAGCTCATGATGCAGGTGCGGAACAAGCTGGTGACGGCGTACGAAGAAATCCAGCGCATGCAGATTTAG
- the flgC gene encoding flagellar basal body rod protein FlgC, which yields MDLTDSLAVSVSALDAHRHRMNVIASNLANAQSTKTSTGGPYKRRDVVFQAAPVSSAFQRAFTQVSTGAGKHALDGVKVTRVIEDQKPGQKVYDPRHPDADKKGFVTMPNVNVMEEMVNMIGASRAYEANVQAVNASRTMWSRALEIGR from the coding sequence ATGGACTTAACAGATAGCCTCGCGGTTTCGGTGTCGGCGCTTGATGCGCATCGCCATCGCATGAATGTCATTGCCAGCAACCTGGCCAATGCGCAATCCACAAAAACGAGTACCGGCGGCCCCTATAAGCGTCGGGATGTTGTTTTTCAGGCCGCGCCAGTGTCCTCCGCGTTCCAACGCGCCTTCACGCAGGTCTCAACGGGGGCGGGGAAACATGCCCTCGACGGCGTGAAGGTGACTCGAGTCATCGAAGATCAGAAGCCGGGCCAGAAGGTCTACGATCCGCGCCATCCCGATGCCGACAAAAAAGGGTTCGTCACCATGCCCAACGTGAATGTCATGGAGGAGATGGTGAACATGATCGGTGCATCGCGCGCGTATGAAGCCAATGTCCAGGCGGTCAATGCGTCCCGTACCATGTGGAGCCGGGCGTTGGAGATCGGGAGATAA
- the flgB gene encoding flagellar basal body rod protein FlgB, whose translation MTIFDRTMQLLERSLDLRGARQQVIAANIANEETPKYRATDLNFGQALANAQQGKLPITLVSTHQHHIGPKGNGFQRVTGRLEEVPAGDLPLDANSVNIELEMAKMSDNAKHYNTAATIISMRYRQLLSAIREGR comes from the coding sequence ATGACCATCTTTGATCGAACCATGCAGCTGCTGGAACGGTCGTTGGACTTGCGTGGCGCACGCCAGCAGGTGATTGCCGCCAATATCGCCAACGAAGAAACGCCCAAGTATCGCGCCACAGATTTGAATTTCGGGCAGGCGCTAGCGAACGCGCAGCAGGGCAAGTTGCCCATCACCCTGGTGTCCACGCACCAGCATCACATCGGCCCCAAGGGCAATGGGTTTCAACGCGTGACGGGGCGGCTCGAAGAGGTACCGGCCGGTGATCTGCCGCTCGATGCCAACTCGGTCAACATCGAGCTGGAAATGGCCAAGATGTCCGACAACGCCAAGCATTACAACACGGCCGCGACGATCATCAGCATGCGCTACCGTCAGTTGCTCAGTGCGATCCGTGAAGGGCGATAG
- a CDS encoding sigma-54-dependent Fis family transcriptional regulator yields the protein MSVHQTMQEPSPVSEETRTVLIVDDEPSMRTALSETVRRLGYQVRGAIDGADAIEQVERLKPWLVVTDLKMPRVTGLELVKAIKQKAPQTFIILMTAYGTVETAVEAMKCGANDYILKPFSTDLLERVILNLQATTALDEHESPTAAEARAILTQDPGMIRLLTTLEGVAASQATVLISGESGTGKELLARYIHARSPRAHRPFVALNCAALPDSLLESELFGHERGAFTGALQKKLGKFEMAHTGTLFLDEISEMNLGLQAKLLRVLQEREVDRIGGREPVPVNIRVIATTNRSLYHEVTQGRFREDLFYRLNVFPVTVPPLRERSGDIPLLARHFLRSSAQRNGLAAPTLSDRAIADLQARTWKGNVRELENVMERAILVAAGGAVDVDHLMPGDGMVPVREVDTIESLVAPSAHGSLWEMERDLIFKTLARVKDNRTHAAKELGISIRTLRNKLREYRDRGDQVETEKS from the coding sequence ATGAGCGTGCATCAAACTATGCAGGAACCGTCGCCCGTCTCCGAGGAAACCCGCACCGTGTTGATTGTCGATGACGAGCCGTCCATGCGCACCGCCTTATCGGAGACCGTCCGCCGGTTGGGTTACCAGGTGCGAGGCGCCATCGACGGAGCGGACGCCATCGAACAGGTTGAACGCCTGAAGCCCTGGTTGGTGGTGACAGATTTGAAGATGCCACGGGTCACGGGGCTTGAACTTGTGAAGGCCATCAAGCAGAAGGCACCTCAGACGTTCATTATTTTGATGACGGCATACGGCACTGTGGAGACGGCGGTCGAAGCCATGAAGTGCGGGGCGAACGACTATATTCTCAAACCCTTTTCGACCGACCTTCTGGAACGTGTCATCCTGAACCTGCAGGCCACCACCGCATTGGATGAACACGAGTCGCCGACAGCGGCCGAAGCCCGGGCGATCCTCACGCAAGACCCTGGCATGATTCGCCTGCTCACCACGCTCGAAGGCGTGGCGGCCAGCCAGGCCACGGTCCTGATCAGCGGCGAGAGCGGCACAGGGAAAGAATTGCTGGCGCGCTATATCCATGCCCGCAGTCCCCGCGCGCACCGCCCGTTTGTCGCGCTCAATTGTGCCGCTCTTCCGGACAGTCTGTTGGAGAGCGAGCTCTTCGGCCACGAGCGTGGAGCCTTCACGGGTGCCCTCCAGAAGAAACTGGGGAAGTTCGAAATGGCCCATACGGGCACGTTGTTTCTTGACGAGATCAGTGAAATGAACCTAGGGTTGCAGGCCAAATTGTTGCGCGTGCTCCAGGAACGTGAAGTGGACCGCATCGGCGGGCGTGAACCGGTGCCGGTGAACATTCGCGTCATCGCCACGACGAACCGTTCGCTCTATCACGAAGTGACACAGGGCCGATTCCGGGAGGATCTGTTTTATCGGTTGAACGTGTTTCCGGTCACGGTCCCGCCCCTTCGGGAACGATCGGGGGATATCCCGCTGCTGGCCCGACACTTTCTGCGGTCTTCTGCCCAACGCAACGGCCTGGCGGCGCCCACGCTGTCGGATCGCGCGATCGCCGACCTGCAAGCGCGCACCTGGAAGGGAAATGTTCGTGAACTCGAAAACGTCATGGAACGCGCCATTTTAGTGGCGGCCGGCGGGGCGGTTGACGTTGATCACCTCATGCCGGGCGACGGGATGGTTCCCGTGCGGGAAGTGGACACGATCGAATCCCTGGTCGCGCCCTCGGCGCACGGCTCACTCTGGGAGATGGAGCGGGATCTGATCTTCAAGACCCTGGCGCGGGTAAAAGACAACCGCACACACGCGGCGAAAGAATTGGGCATCAGTATCCGCACGTTACGAAATAAATTGCGGGAATATCGGGACAGAGGAGACCAGGTCGAGACGGAAAAGTCCTAA
- a CDS encoding PAS domain-containing protein, translating to MIDREAEPANSDLLTRAFRDFDQAATVLQQSYDALTTRLQQMDLELAQTNASLREHLRETEEMRAHVTAVLESLDTGVIVADSQDVVVRCNHSTEQLLGVCHSALRGRLATEVLAEIRKDHEEYPLVLPSGVTITLTQTELTDEAGQSTGTLILIHDVTRVRQLEDRLQRRNRLEAMGQMVGSIAHEIRNPLGSVELFASMLKKDLRDQPHVQRYAEHISMAVKSMDRLLSNLLTYTRPDCSKLRWQDTERLLREVLTLASHAMSRAAITVRCQVDPLVPQLWCDGPKMKQVLLNLVLNAVQAMPGGGVLTLAAALVPEPVAGKTHAQLTVTDTGIGIPPEVQSRVFDPFFTTKDDGTGLGLAIVHALVEAHHGRIDVTSSPGRGTAFLITLPQEDPAPTAQPLAAAASRQAEVSEHPVTVTEEEMSE from the coding sequence ATGATCGACCGTGAGGCAGAACCAGCCAATAGCGATCTTCTGACACGCGCCTTCCGGGACTTCGATCAGGCTGCCACGGTCTTGCAGCAGTCATACGACGCCTTGACGACCAGGCTGCAGCAGATGGATCTGGAATTGGCCCAAACGAATGCCAGTCTTCGCGAACATCTTCGTGAAACCGAGGAAATGCGTGCGCACGTCACCGCTGTGCTGGAGTCCTTGGATACCGGTGTCATCGTGGCCGACTCGCAGGACGTGGTCGTGCGCTGCAACCATTCCACCGAGCAATTGTTGGGTGTCTGTCACAGCGCATTACGGGGCCGCCTGGCGACGGAGGTGTTGGCCGAGATCCGCAAGGATCACGAGGAATATCCGCTGGTGCTGCCCTCCGGCGTCACGATTACGCTGACGCAGACCGAGCTCACCGATGAAGCCGGACAGTCGACCGGAACACTGATCCTGATTCACGACGTCACCCGCGTCCGCCAGCTGGAAGATCGTCTCCAGCGGCGCAATCGTCTCGAAGCCATGGGCCAGATGGTCGGCAGCATTGCGCATGAAATCCGGAATCCTCTGGGAAGCGTGGAACTCTTTGCGTCCATGTTGAAAAAGGACCTGCGCGACCAGCCGCACGTGCAACGCTATGCCGAACACATTTCCATGGCGGTCAAATCGATGGATCGCCTGTTATCGAATCTCTTGACCTACACCAGGCCGGATTGTTCGAAGCTGCGGTGGCAGGACACGGAACGGCTGCTGCGCGAGGTGTTGACGCTCGCTAGCCATGCCATGTCGCGTGCGGCGATCACCGTCCGTTGCCAGGTGGACCCGCTGGTTCCGCAACTCTGGTGTGACGGCCCAAAGATGAAACAGGTATTGCTGAATCTGGTGCTGAATGCGGTTCAGGCAATGCCGGGGGGTGGAGTCCTGACGCTCGCAGCCGCGTTGGTTCCCGAACCGGTCGCCGGCAAGACCCACGCACAGCTCACCGTGACCGACACCGGAATCGGCATTCCTCCGGAGGTCCAGTCGCGGGTGTTTGATCCGTTTTTTACCACCAAAGATGACGGCACTGGCTTGGGATTGGCCATCGTGCATGCCCTGGTGGAGGCCCATCATGGACGCATCGATGTGACGAGTAGTCCCGGGCGTGGCACCGCGTTTCTCATCACCTTGCCGCAGGAGGATCCCGCGCCGACTGCGCAGCCGCTCGCGGCAGCCGCCTCTAGGCAAGCGGAAGTCAGTGAGCACCCTGTGACCGTAACCGAAGAGGAGATGTCCGAATGA